CGAGAGGACTGCGCCTGCGCGCCTGAGCCCCAGGACGGCCGCCACCCGTGCCGCCCGGGCCCGCGCCACCACCCGCGCGGTGTCCGCCGACCGCGCGGTGTCCGCCGACCATGCGGTGCCCGCCGGCCGTCCGGTGTCCTCCGCCTGCCGCACCGCCCGGCCGTGCGTACCCGCCCCCCGGCGCACCGCTCTCCGGGGCGCCCGCGCACGGCCGGGTACGCGCATCATGGAGGCATGCCCGAAGGCGACACCGTCCTACGGACCGCGAAACGTCTCGACACCGCGCTGGCCGGACAGGTCCTGACCCGTTTCGACCTGCGTGTCCCCCGGTTCGCCACGGTGGACCTGACCGGCCGTACCGTCCTCGGCGTCGCCTCGCGCGGCAAACACCTCCTGACCCGTGTCGAGGGCGGCCTCACCCTGCACAGCCACCTGCGGATGGACGGTGCCTGGCACCTGTACGCCCCGGGCGAGCGCTGGCGCGGGGGCCCCTCCCACCAGATCCGTGCCGTCCTCGGGACGGCGGAGCGCACCGCCGTCGGCTACCGCCTTCCGGTACTGGAGGTGCTCCGCACCGAGGACGAAGAGCGGGTGACAGGCCGTCTGGGGCCCGATCTGCTGGGACCGGACTGGGATCCCGAAGTCGCCGAGCGCCACCTGCTGGCCGCCCCCGGGCGCCCGCTCGGCGCGGCGTTGCTGGACCAGCGCAATCTGGCGGGTATCGGCAACGTCTTCATGTGTGAGCTCTGCTTCCTGGCCCGTGTGACGCCCTGGCTTCCCGTGGGAGAACTGCCCCGCCCCGCACTGACCCGCCTTGTCGGCGCCGCCGCACAGCTCCTGGAAGCCAACCGCGACCGTCCGACGCGGATCACCACGGGGCCCACCGCCGCCTTCCCCCGAGGCCGGACCCGGGAGAAGCTGTACGTCTACGGCCGGGGCGGCCGCCCCTGCCTCCGGTGCGGCACGCCGGTCCGCAGGACCGAGCAGAACAACCGTCCCGTCTACTGGTGCCCCGGCTGCCAGACCGGTCCGGCCCCCTGAAGGGACTTCCCCACCGCCCTCGCCCGCTCTCTGCTGCCTCGTCCCGCCCCACCACGGCCCGTCCTGCCCCGCCCCGCCCCTGCCTCCGCCCCACTCCACCGCCGTGGCACGGCGCCCCCGCTCTCGCCGCGCCCTTGCGGCACGGTGCTCCCGCGGCACACTCACGGCCCTCCCGAGCTCTCCGCCGACGGGCCCCGGTCCCCGGGCGCCTTCCCCGCCCCGGGGCGCTCCCCGGCGGCACACTCCGCGCCCCCGGCCGGCCCCTCGGGGGGCGCGACATGGACCGGCAGCAGACTCAGTCCCCAGCCGCCCGCCGCCACCGCGCCCTCGACCAGGCCCGCATGCTCCGGTTCCAGGAGGAGCCGCAGTACCGCCCAGCACCACACACCGCCGAGGACGGACGCCGGCACCCATCGCCGCACCAAGGCTGCCTCCTCCGGCCGACGCGTGGACGGCCCGGTCTCGTGGCGGGGCGCATCGGCGCACAACCGGCGTGCACCCCGGCGTGCGAACGCACCGTCCCGGACGCCTCGAACCGGCTGGCCGATTCCGCACCCGTTCCGGTGCCCATCAAAACCGCGCCCGTACCGGGCGGTGGCGCCCCTGCGCAGAGTCTCCCCCGGCCCCGCCCCGCACGCACCCGTGCCGCTGCGGCAGCGTACGGCGCCCGAGCGCGGGAGCACTCCTCTTGGCACGCGTGTGCCCCCTGCCGAGCGGCAGGGGGCACAACAGCGTCGCGGGGGCCGACAGGCCCGGAACCACACCGGGCGGCGGAGTCCGCCGGAGCCGGAGCCGTCCGGGGTCAGTTGCCCTCGTCGCTCAGGGAGTCCTTCACGCCCTTGGCGCGGTCGCCGGTCTTGCCCAGCGCACCCTCCGCCTTGGCCTTGGCCTGGTCGGCCTTCCCTTCGCCTTCCTTGCGGCGGTCACCGGTCATCTTGCCGGTCATCTCCTTGGCCTTGCCCTTGAGCTTGTCCTTGGCCTTGTCGTCCGTCATGACTGCTCCCTTCTCCGAGGTCGGACACTTTGTGGACGTTCAGGCGCTCTCCGCCTGGAACATCCACGCGTGCTTCTCCAGGTCCGCCGTCAGCGTGATCAGGATGTCCTGGCTGACGGGGTCGGGCCGGTCGGTCTCCTCGATGCGCTGCCGCATCCGGTCGATCACGACCTTCAGAGCGTCGACCAGCACACGTACCGCGTCCACGTCCTTGATCCAGCCGTCCGGCACGAGATCGATGGCCGTGGTCTTCGCGAGGGTCTTGGACCGTCCGTCCGGGTTGACACCGACCGCGGAAGCCCGCTCCGCGACCGTGTCGGAGTGCTGCCGCGCCGTGTCCACCACGTCATCGAGCTGAAGGTGCACGGAGCGGAAACGCGGACCGACCACGTTCCAGTGAACCTGCTTGGCCACGAGGGAGAGGTCGATCAGGTCGACGAGCGCGCCCTGCAGCGCGTCACCCACGACCTTGCGGTCACTCTCGGACAGAGGGCTCTTCACGACAGACATCCACTTCTCCGTTCAGATAGCTGTGCGGCGTACCACCCGTCCACGATGGCATAAATGACTTAAAAGGGTCATTCGGGAGGTCTCTCCCGGGAGGTCACCCGGGGAACGCCAACCGGCCTCGATCCGCACCTGCCCCGCGAAACCCGTCGCACACACGGAAAACCGAAAGCCCCGGCCAACCCTCCAGAGGGTTGGCCGGGGCTTCTGGTTTCCGGAAACCGCGCAGGTCAGGCGGCGACGACCGCTTCCGCGGGTGCCTTGATGGTGACCCGTCCCGTCGGTACGCCTGCGACCGAGGAGACCGATACGGAATTGAGCATCGGACGTACCGGCACAGGCACCGGATCACTGGCGGCTGCCGACTCGGCCAGCTCAGCCAGGGAGAGTTCATCGCTCACTTCTCGCATGAGCTCGGACATCCGTACGTCAAGCGCGTCGCAAATGGCGGAGAGCAGCTCGGAGGATGCCTCCTTCTGCCCCCGCTCCACCTCGGAGAGATAGCCGAGCGAGACTCGGGCGGACGAGGAGACTTCGCGCAGAGTACGGCCTTGGCGCTGGCGCTGCCGACGCAGCACGTCACCCAGCAGGCGACGGAGCAGAATCATCGGTGGCTCCCTCCTCGGACCGCGTAGCCGCATCCTTCACGCCCCACCGTACCGCCTTGCGCCGCGGCCGTGCGGGGAGCGATGTCGTGTTCACTCAGGGCTGCAAACATCAATTCCCCCCGTTCTGTTCCGTATCCTGTGCCCTCGCATTTTCGGCGAGTTCGCCGGAGAGCAGCTCGAGCAGGCTCCGTACACTCTCTCTACGAATGTCCGCCCGGTCGCCGTTCAACCTCAGTTCGGCGACTTTCTGTCCGCCGTCGGGTCCGGCGACCGCCACGAAGACCGTTCCGACCGGCTTGCCGTCCTGGGAGGCCGGTCCGGCGACCCCGGTGGTGGACGCTCCCCAGTCCGCCCCCAGCACCCGCCGTACACCGGCCGCCATCCCCGCGGCGACATCGGCGTCCACGGCGCCGCGCTCGTCCAGCAACGCCCCGTCGACACCCAGCACGTCCCGCTTGAGGTCCGTGGCGTACGCCGTGACGGATCCCCGGAAGGAGTCCGAGGCGCCGGGCACCGCGGTGAGGCCGACTGCCACCAGGCCGCCGGTCAGGGACTCCGCGACCGCCAGCGTCTCACCGCGCTCCCGCAGCCGATCCAGCACCCGGGCCGCCGCCCCGGTGGTCACCGCTCGGCCTCGGTGGCACCGCGCGCCCCGGCGACGGGCTCGGCGACGTCCGCGAGCGGAGCGGAGTCCGCGGGGGCGCCGGCCGCCCTCCCGCCGGTGGCCCCCGCGGCCGCGGCCACCACGTCCGTGGCCTCCATGTCCGTGACCCCCGTGTCTGCGGTGCCCGGACCGGTGTCGGCCGCTGCGGCGACGGCCTCCAGTGCCGCCGCCCGCTCGGCCGCCAGTCCTCTGCGCCGCAGCACGACGGCCTGCCGGACGTAGTCCGCTCCCGTGACGACCGTCAGGACGACGGCGGCCATCATCACCCAGAAGCGGAAAGTCGCCAGCGGGCCCGTCAGTGCCAGGACGTACATGCCCGCGGCGGTGCCCTGGGCGAGGGTCTTCAGCTTCCCGCCGCGGCTGGCCGGGATCACCGCGTGCCGGATGACCCAGAACCGCATCAGCGTGATGCCGAGTTCCCGGGCGAGGATGACGCCGGTGATCCACCAGGGCAGGTCCCCGAGCGCCGAGAGGCAGATCAGCGCGGCACCCATGATCGCCTTGTCCGCGATGGGGTCGGCGATCTTCCCGAAGTCGGTGACCAGGTTGTACGTGCGCGCGAGGTGGCCGTCGAACACGTCGGTGATCATGGCGACGGCGAAGGCCGCCCAGGCGAAGGAGCGCCAGGCCGGATCCGCGCCGCCGTCGTGCAGGAGCAGCAGCACGAAGACCGGGACCAGCAGCAGCCGCACCATGGTGAGGATGTTGGCGATGTTCCACAGGCCGGCCTGGTTGACGGCCGCCGCGCCCAGCCTGCCGCCACGGGGTACCGGCGTCGCGCCGGAACCGCCTGCCGCGGACGCCGGGGCTCCCGTCATCTGGCTGCCTCCACGAGCTGGTGGTGTTCGGCCACGAGGTCCACTCCCTCGGAGCCCACTGCCTTCGCTTCGACCATACGGCCGGGCACCAGACCCTCGCGTGCGGTGAAGACGACCTGGCCGTCCGTTTCCGGCGCCTGGTGGGCGGCGCGGCCCACCGCGACCGGGCCGTCGTCCTCGGACTCCACGGACTCGACGAGGACCTGGAGGGTCTCCCCGACGCGCTCCTCCGCGCGCTGCGAGGTGAGTTCCTCGGCCAGCCGCGAGATGTGCGCGAGCCGCTCGGCGATCACGTCGGCGTCCAGCTTGTTCTCGTAGCCGACGGCTTCGGTGCCTTCCTCGTCGGAGTAGCCGAACACCCCGATGGCGTCCAGCCGGGCACCTGTGAGGAAGCGCTCCAGTTCGGCGAGGTCCTCCTCGGTCTCGCCCGGGAAGCCCACGATGAAGTTCGAGCGGGCGCCCGCCTGCGGGGCCTTGCCCCGGATGGTGTCCAGCAGCTCCAGGAAGCGGTCCGTGTCACCGAACCGCCGCATCGCCCGCAGCACGCCGGGGGCGGAGTGCTGGAAGGAGAGGTCGAAGTACGGCGCGACCTTCGGCGTGGAGGTGAGCACGTCGATGAGCCCGGGGCGCATCTCGGCGGGCTGGAGGTAGCTGACGCGGATCCGCTCGATCCCGTCGACCTCGGCGAGCTCGGGGAGCAGGGTCTCCAGCAGCCTGATGTCGCCGAGGTCCTTGCCGTAGGACGTGTTGTTCTCGGAGACCAGCATGACCTCCTTGACGCCCTGCTCGGCGAGCCAGCGCGTCTCCCCCAGGACGTCCGAGGGGCGCCGGGAGATGAAGGAGCCGCGGAAGGAGGGGATCGCGCAGAACGAGCAGCGGCGGTCGCAGCCGGAGGCGAGCTTCACCGAGGCGACCGGGCTGGTGCCCAGCCGGCGGCGCAGCGGTGCCCGCGGACCGGAGACCGGGGCGATGCCCTCGGGGAGGTCGGCCGGGGCGGGCGTGATCTCCTGCGCGTGTCCGGGCAGCGCGACGGCGGCGTCCTGCCGCTCGGCCGGGCTGATCGGCAGCAGCTTGCGGCGGTCCCGCGGGGTGTGGGAGGCGTGGATACCGCCGCCGAGGATCGTCTGCAGGCGGTCGGAGATGTCGGCGTAGTCGTCGAAGCCGAGGACCCCGTCCGCTTCGGGCAGCGCCTCGGCGAGGTCCTTGCCGTAGCGTTCGGCCATGCAGCCGACGGCGACCACGGCCTGGGTTCTGCCGTGCTCCTTGAGATCGTTGGCTTCGAGCAGGGCGTCGACCGAGTCCTTCTTGGCGGCTTCGACGAACCCACAGGTGTTGACGACGGCGACATCCGCGTCCGAGGCGTCCTCGACGAGATCCCAGCCGTCCGCTGCCAAGCGGCCTGCGAGCTCCTCCGAGTCCACCTCGTTACGGGCGCAGCCAAGAGTGACAAGGGCGACGGTACGGCGTTCGGGCATGGGCTCAAGACTACTTTGTCCCCGACCCCCTCCTGCCGTGCAGGGTTGGCTGCTACGCACAGTGACCGGCGAGGCGCGGTGGAAGCGGTGGAAACGCGTGAGCGCCCGGCACGGATGCCGGGCGCTCACGGGCGGGAGGGAAGGGTCAGCCGACCTCCGGGTCGCCCTTCGTGTACGAGAGCCGTTCGACCTGTCCCGGCTCGAACCGGTCCTCGATCTCCTTGCCGTTCACGAAGAGGTCGATCGACCCGGCGTCACCGAGGACGAGGTCGATCCGCTCCTTGTCCTGGAAGGTCTTGGAATCGCCCTGGGACAGCAGGCCGTCGAAGAGCAGCCGCCCGCTGTGGTCCTTGGCGGAGATCCAGCTCTTGCCGGTGGCGCTGATCTTCACCGTCACCTTGTCGCGGGGGGCCGCGGCGATGGCGCTCTCCGAGGGGGCCGGCTTGGGGTCGGCGGGCTTGCTGGGGGCCGGTTCGGCGGTGGGTTCGTCGGGGGTGGACCCCTCGGCGACCTGGGCCTTTCCGGTGCCGTCGTCGTCGCCGGAGAACGCGGTGAATCCGACGAAACCGGTCACGGCGACGATGGCGGCGACCATGGCCGCCGTCCAGTTGGGCCGTCGGGGTTCCGAGCGGATCCGCTCGGCCTCGAACAGCGGTGCCGCCGGGGTGGGGGCGGGACGGCCGCCGTGCTCGTCGTCGTACCGGTCGATCAGGGGGCCGGGGTCGAGCCGGACGGCGTGGGCGAGCATGCGGATGTGGCCGCGTGCGTACACGTCACCGCCGCAGCGCGAGAAGTCGTCGGCCTCGATCGCGTGCACGATGGGGATGCGCACCCGGGTGGAGCTGCTGACTTCCTCGACCGTCAGACCTGCGGCGATACGAGCCTGCTGGAGCACGCGACCGATCGAAGGCCGGTCGTCTTCGGGGGAGTTGCCGATGGACACGGGGGCGCCTTTCGAGCGTGAGCCACCTGCTGGAGGTTCAGTCTAGGGGGGGTACGAAAGGGTGGGGCAACCGGGAGGGACGACTTTGTACGCCATCGGACTCGCCGGCCGGCCCCTCGGACAGGGCACGGAGCACCACGGCGGGCACACGGTCCCGCCGGCTCTCCTTCCCTCCTTCTCCAACGTGACGTACGACCGGACGAAACGGTTGCCCGCGAGTTTTCCGCGGGGGGTCCCCCGCCGGGACGAGGGGCGGCGCTCAGGAAGGGGCCTCCCCCCGGATCACGGCCAGCACCCCGTCGAGCTCGTCGGCCTTGACCAGGACGTCACGCGCCTTGGAACCCTCGCTCGGGCCCACGATGTTGCGTGACTCCATCAGGTCCATCAGCCGCCCGGCCTTCGCGAAGCCCACCCGCAGTTTGCGCTGGAGCATCGAGGTGGACCCGAACTGGGTGGAGACGACGAGTTCGGCGGCCTGGCAGAGCAGGTCCAGGTCGTCCCCGATGTCCTCGTCGATCTCCTTCTTCTGCTTGGTCCCGACGACCACGTCGTCACGGAAGACCGGCGCCATCTGGTCCTTGCAGTGCTGGACGACGGCGGCGACCTCCTCCTCGGTGACGAAGGCTCCCTGCATACGGGTCGGCTTGTTCGCGCCCATCGGCAGGAAGAGCCCGTCGCCCTTCCCGATCAGCTTCTCGGCGCCGGGCTGGTCGAGGATGACACGGCTGTCGGCGAGCGAGGAGGTGGCGAAGGCCAGCCGTGAGGGCACATTGGCCTTGATCAGGCCGGTGACCACGTCCACGGAGGGGCGCTGGGTGGCGAGCACCAGGTGGATGCCGGCGGCACGGGCGAGCTG
This DNA window, taken from Streptomyces nitrosporeus, encodes the following:
- the rimO gene encoding 30S ribosomal protein S12 methylthiotransferase RimO; amino-acid sequence: MPERRTVALVTLGCARNEVDSEELAGRLAADGWDLVEDASDADVAVVNTCGFVEAAKKDSVDALLEANDLKEHGRTQAVVAVGCMAERYGKDLAEALPEADGVLGFDDYADISDRLQTILGGGIHASHTPRDRRKLLPISPAERQDAAVALPGHAQEITPAPADLPEGIAPVSGPRAPLRRRLGTSPVASVKLASGCDRRCSFCAIPSFRGSFISRRPSDVLGETRWLAEQGVKEVMLVSENNTSYGKDLGDIRLLETLLPELAEVDGIERIRVSYLQPAEMRPGLIDVLTSTPKVAPYFDLSFQHSAPGVLRAMRRFGDTDRFLELLDTIRGKAPQAGARSNFIVGFPGETEEDLAELERFLTGARLDAIGVFGYSDEEGTEAVGYENKLDADVIAERLAHISRLAEELTSQRAEERVGETLQVLVESVESEDDGPVAVGRAAHQAPETDGQVVFTAREGLVPGRMVEAKAVGSEGVDLVAEHHQLVEAAR
- a CDS encoding Dps family protein, with the translated sequence MSVVKSPLSESDRKVVGDALQGALVDLIDLSLVAKQVHWNVVGPRFRSVHLQLDDVVDTARQHSDTVAERASAVGVNPDGRSKTLAKTTAIDLVPDGWIKDVDAVRVLVDALKVVIDRMRQRIEETDRPDPVSQDILITLTADLEKHAWMFQAESA
- a CDS encoding CsbD family protein, which produces MTDDKAKDKLKGKAKEMTGKMTGDRRKEGEGKADQAKAKAEGALGKTGDRAKGVKDSLSDEGN
- the pgsA gene encoding CDP-diacylglycerol--glycerol-3-phosphate 3-phosphatidyltransferase, coding for MTGAPASAAGGSGATPVPRGGRLGAAAVNQAGLWNIANILTMVRLLLVPVFVLLLLHDGGADPAWRSFAWAAFAVAMITDVFDGHLARTYNLVTDFGKIADPIADKAIMGAALICLSALGDLPWWITGVILARELGITLMRFWVIRHAVIPASRGGKLKTLAQGTAAGMYVLALTGPLATFRFWVMMAAVVLTVVTGADYVRQAVVLRRRGLAAERAAALEAVAAAADTGPGTADTGVTDMEATDVVAAAAGATGGRAAGAPADSAPLADVAEPVAGARGATEAER
- a CDS encoding helix-turn-helix domain-containing protein, translated to MSIGNSPEDDRPSIGRVLQQARIAAGLTVEEVSSSTRVRIPIVHAIEADDFSRCGGDVYARGHIRMLAHAVRLDPGPLIDRYDDEHGGRPAPTPAAPLFEAERIRSEPRRPNWTAAMVAAIVAVTGFVGFTAFSGDDDGTGKAQVAEGSTPDEPTAEPAPSKPADPKPAPSESAIAAAPRDKVTVKISATGKSWISAKDHSGRLLFDGLLSQGDSKTFQDKERIDLVLGDAGSIDLFVNGKEIEDRFEPGQVERLSYTKGDPEVG
- a CDS encoding Fpg/Nei family DNA glycosylase, whose protein sequence is MPEGDTVLRTAKRLDTALAGQVLTRFDLRVPRFATVDLTGRTVLGVASRGKHLLTRVEGGLTLHSHLRMDGAWHLYAPGERWRGGPSHQIRAVLGTAERTAVGYRLPVLEVLRTEDEERVTGRLGPDLLGPDWDPEVAERHLLAAPGRPLGAALLDQRNLAGIGNVFMCELCFLARVTPWLPVGELPRPALTRLVGAAAQLLEANRDRPTRITTGPTAAFPRGRTREKLYVYGRGGRPCLRCGTPVRRTEQNNRPVYWCPGCQTGPAP
- a CDS encoding CinA family protein is translated as MTTGAAARVLDRLRERGETLAVAESLTGGLVAVGLTAVPGASDSFRGSVTAYATDLKRDVLGVDGALLDERGAVDADVAAGMAAGVRRVLGADWGASTTGVAGPASQDGKPVGTVFVAVAGPDGGQKVAELRLNGDRADIRRESVRSLLELLSGELAENARAQDTEQNGGN
- a CDS encoding helix-turn-helix domain-containing protein; the encoded protein is MILLRRLLGDVLRRQRQRQGRTLREVSSSARVSLGYLSEVERGQKEASSELLSAICDALDVRMSELMREVSDELSLAELAESAAASDPVPVPVRPMLNSVSVSSVAGVPTGRVTIKAPAEAVVAA